The genomic window AACGCCGAGCATCCGGTCGAGAAGATGAAGGAGCTCACCGGCGGGGTCGGCGTGCTCCGCGCCATCGACGCGGTCGGCGTCGACGCCTATCGCCCCGAGGACGGCCCGGCCTACGCCGAGTCTCGGGCGATGAGGTCCCGCTTCAAGGAGGAGCAGAACGAGACCGAGATCGCCGGCTCCGGCGCGACCTGGGGGGGCCAGTGGGTGCCGGGCAATGCGCCATCCCAGGTGACCACGTGGGCCGTCCAGGCGCTGGCCAAGGCCGGGACGCTCTCGATCATCGGGGGCTATCCCGAGACGATGACGCGCTTCCCCATCGGCAATGCCATGATGAAGAACCTGACGGTGCAGATGGGCAACTGCCCGCACCGGAAGTACATCCCGCGGCTCATCGAGGCGGTCGCCTCGGGCAAGGTCGATCCGCTGAAGGTGCTCACGGAGGTCGAGCCGATGACGGACGCCATCGAGGCGTACAAGGCATTCGACAGGCGGAAGTCCGGCTGGGTGAAGGTGGAGCTGAAGCCGGCGGCGACGGCGGCCCGCTGATGGCCGCCCCGGCGATCGAGGGCCAGAACGGAGGGTTCATCCATGGCGACGCATGCGAGGGCGATCGAGGCCGAGCCGACGCACGAGGGGGGCTGGCCGCGTGACGTCACCCGGGACGTGGCGTACCTGCGTACGGCCATCGTGAACGTGGTGTTCTTCGGCGCCGAGCGGGCCCGCGACTGGGTCCTGATCGACGCCGGCATCCCGGGATCGGCATGGACCATCCTGTCGGCGGCCGACCGTCGGTACGGGCCCGGGGCGAGGCCGTCGGCGATCATCCTGACGCACGGGCATTTCGACCATGTCGGTGCACTCCACACCCTCGCGACCAGGTGGGATGTCCCGGTCTACGCGCACCCGCTGGAGCTCGCGTACCTGACGGGGAGGTCCCCGTACCCGCCTCCCGACCCGTCCGTCGGCGGGGGCCTCATGGCCGCGGTCTCGTGGGCCTATCCCCGCGGCCCGATCGATCTCTCCGGCCGGGTCCGCCCGCTGCCGGAGGACGGCCTGGTCCCCGGGATGCCCGGCTGGCGATGGGTCGCCACGCCGGGGCACACGCCGGGTCATGTCTCCCTCTTCAGGGACGGCGACCGGACCCTCATCGCCGGGGACGCCTTCGTCACGGTCAAGCAGGAATCGGCGCTGGCGGTGATGAGCCAGGCGCCGGAGATCCACGGCCCGCCGGCCTACTACACGCAGGACTGGCCCGCCGCGAGGCACTCGGTCCGGGTGCTGGACGGGCTGGCCCCGGAACGTGCGGTCACGGGCCATGGCGTCCCGCTCGGCGGACGACAACTCCGCGAGGGGCTCCACGCCCTGGCCGAGCACTTCGATGAGCTGGCGATCCCGCCTCGCGGGCGTTACGTCGGCTCCCCGGCGAGGGCCGATGCAAGGGGGACCGTCTCCGTCCCTCCCGACCCCACGAGCCCGTGGCCCCGCGTGATCGGCGGGTTCGCAATCGGGGCGGTCGTCGGGACGATCCTCTCTTCGCCCCGGCTTCGCTCGCGTGGATGATCGGCGCGCCGCGGGGCGACCCGCGGCGCGAATGGGCCCGGGCTACACTTCCGCGTAGAGGATCGAGAACACGCCATCCGCGGAAGGTGCCAGCAAGACGCTCTTGCCCGCCCCGATGGCGTGCGCGGCCTCGTGGCGGACGAGGAGCCTCCGGCCGTCCAGAAGCTCGGCCTCGCCGAGGGACGGCCGGCCCTCGCGGCCGGGGCGGATCCCCCGCTCGCCGACCCGCCCGTAGACCGGGCCCGCGGGGAGCGGCCGAGCATCGGCTTGCGCGACCCGGTGGGGGATGGCCACCCCCGACACCGCGACGGATGACGCGGTCAGGAAGGCGCGTCGGGTGATTGCGAAGCTCATCGTCGGGATCTCCCGTGCTCGGGGTGCCGGGCGTCAGGCAATGCCCATGGACCATATAGAAATGCACATTCCTCGCCCCAAGCGGACAGCGAATGCCATGCCCGGTGCCGGATTTGCTACCCGCCAGGGTGCCATCGGTCCCGACGACGCAGGACATCAGTATCGAGGAACCAGCCCATGTATCATCACATCAAGAAGCTCATGTACACGGTGCGGGTCGGCACCCCGGACCCCCGGTTTGGCCGGATGCTGCTGGAGCAGTTCGGCGGGGCCAACGGGGAGCTGGCGGCCGCCATGCAGTACTCGATCCAGGGGATCAATTGCGATGACCCGGCGCGCAAGGACCTGCTGATGGACATCGGCACGGAGGAGCTGAGCCACCTGGAGGTGATCGGCACCCTCGCGCGGGCCCACCTCAGGCCGACGGGCTCCGCGCGAGAGGCCGCCGAGGCCGACCCGCTGATCGCCATCTGCGGGGGAGGGGGCGTGAACCTCTTCAACTCGCAAGGCAATCCCTGGACCGCCGATTATCTCAAGATCACCGGCGAGCTGGACGTGGACCTCCGGAGCAACATCGCCGCCGAGGCCCGCGCCAAGATCGTCTACGAGAGGCTCATCAACTTCACCGACGACGCGGGGACGAAGGAGGCGCTCCAGTTCCTGATGACCCGCGAGATCACCCACATGAAGGCGTTCATGGCCGCGCTCGACAGCATGGGCAAGCCGCCCCTGGAGGTGGGCAAGATCCCGCCGAGCCCGGGCGTGGTGGACCAGTTCTTCAACGATTCCACCGGCCAGGGGGACGCCGGCTCCGAATTCCGCGGCCCCTGGAACCAGGGCGGCAGCTGGCAGCTCGTCGAGTCCCCCGCCTTCAAGGAGCTCCGCGACAAGTCCGGGGCCAGGCAATAGCGGGCGGGGCGGGGCGTCACAACCGGCCACCACGGACCTTGGGGGGCCGTTGGAGCCTCCGGTCGACCTCGACGCGGCACGCATCCCGCGGCGAGGTCAGGCCCATGTCCCTAGGCCCCGCGGCGGGATTCAATCCCGGCCACGACGTGCCCCAGTCCGCGCTCGGAGACGTGGCCGATCAGGTCGGCCCAGCTCAGGATGCCGGCCAGGACGCCTTCACCATGGACGACCAGCAGGCGCCGGACGCCGCGCGCGCGGAAGGCGACGATGGCGTCGGCGAGCGTCGCGTCGGGGGCGATGGACGCGACGTCTCGCGTCATCAGGTCCCCGACGGTCGCGCCGACCGGGCCGCCGCCTCGCGCGGACGCCAACGCCACGTCGCGGTCGGTCAGGATGCCCACCGGCTTGCCGCCCTCGGTGACCGGCACGGCGCCGCAGCCGGCGTCGCGGAAGATCAGGACCGCCTCGAGGACGGTGCTCTCCGGGGAGCAGGTGCGCGGCGAGGCCATCATCACGTCGGCGACCGCGAGCATGGGGTTGACCATGTCCGCGGGGGTGACCAGCGGGACCGGCTCGGGGTGCGCCCCGGCGGGGGAATCCCAGGGGTGCGGCTGGGCCTGCGACTTCGAGGCCTTGATCTCCGCGGCCGGATCGCCCGCGCGCGGGCCCGGGGCCGGACGGACCTCCTCCGGGGTCACGACCCCCTTGAGCAATCCATCCTCGTCGACGGCGAGGAGCCCGCCGTCGGCCCCGGCGAGCCGGCCCGCCGCCTCCTCGGCCGACGCGTTCATCGGGATCGTGGGGGCGTCCTCGGCCATCACGTCCGCGGCGGTGAGGCCCGACAGGTCGCCCCCGCGGTCGGCCAGCGCCGACGCCAGGCCGCGCCCCGTGACGATGCCGATCGGGACCTGGGCGCGCGTGACCGCCAGGACCGGGCAGCGGGACTGGAGCAGGGCCGCGGCGACCTCCGGGATCGGCGTGGACGCATTGCACGACCGGAAGTCGGTCCGCATCAGCTCGGCGACGGTGCGCCCCCCGCCCGAGAGGCCGGCCCGCGCGGCCGGGTCCCGACGCCCTTCAGTTATCATGATGAACCTCTCATATCATCTTCCTGTAGGAATTTGCTTGTCCCCATGGCTACGGCATGTGCCGGTGCAAGTGGCGGGCCGTCGACGCCGCCTGCGGCACCGGGGTTGCTGACCAGACACGCCGTCCGGGTGCCGCCGGAGGGGCGGGATCGGGGTCGACCCGTGCGCCGGGCCAGCAGCCCCCAACGGGCCGCGCCGCGATCCCCGGGCGGCCGTGGACGCTCGCAAGGTGAAGCTATGGATCCGTCCTACCTCGGCGGCTTCGGGCCGCTCGGCTTTCCGCTCTGGGTCCGGGTCACGCACTGGTTCAACTTCCTCTTCCTCACGCTGCTGGCCCGCAGCGGCCTGGCGATCCTGGCGGCGCACCCGAAGCTCTACTGGAACATCCACAGCCGGCCGGGGAGCGAGTGGATCCGATTCACCCGCAAGGCGCTGCCCGCCGACCGGATGTGGTGCTCGACCGACGAGGAGGTGGAGGCCCCGTCCTGGCTCGCGTTGCCGGGCGGAAAGGGCCTGGGGCTGGGCCGCTACTGGCATTTCTTCAACGCGATGGCCTGGCCCCTGTGCGGCCTGGTCTACGTGACGCTGATGTTCGCCACGCCCCAGTGGAGACGGCTGGTGCCCACGTCGTGGGAAGTTCTGCCCGACGCCTGGCGGACCCTCGTGGCCTACCTCCAGTTCCAGCAACCGGGGCCGCACCCGCCGTATTCCTACGATCCCCGGCTGCCGTTCAACTCGCTCCAGCAGCTCACGTACTTCGGCCTGATCTTCGGATTGGTCCCGTTCGAGATCGCCACCGGCCTGGCGCAGTCGCCGTCGATCCTGGGCCGCCTGCCGTGGGTGGAGCGGGCGTTCGGCCGGGGGGGCAGGCAGGCGGCGCGGAGCATCCACTTCCTGGGCCTGGCCGCCTTCGCCGGATTCCTGGTGGTCCACGTCTTCATGGTCGCCTGGCACGGGTTCGCCGCGGAGATGGACAAGATGGTCCTGGGGCGGGAGGAGGCCACCGGATCGTGGCTGGGGGCCTGGCTCGGCCTGGGGATCGTCGCCGCGGTCGTGGCGATCCATGCGGCGGCGAACCACGCCTCGGCGAGGCACCGACGCGCCACGCATCGGGCCCTGGCGGCGGTCGTCGATCCCGTGCGGCGGAACACGCTGCACAGGCTCGTGTCCGTGCAGGACTACCGGGAGTCGGAGGTATCCCCCTATTTCCGGCTCAACGGGTATCCTCCGATCGCGGCGTATCCCCAGGCGCAGGGAGGCGATCAGACCTACGAGCGGTTGCTGGGCGGGGGCTTCGCCGATTACCGGCTGGAGGTCGGCGGGCTGGTCAAGTGCCCGCTGAGTCTGTCCCTGGATGACCTCAGGGCAATGGCACGCCAGGACCAGACGACGCTGCACCACTGCATCCAGGGCTGGACGTCGATCGGCCGGTGGTCCGGCGTCCCGATCGGCGAGGTCCTCGACCGGTGTCGACCGAGCCCGGAGGCGAGGTACCTGGTCTTCCGCTCCTTCGGGATGCATGAATACACGGGCAAGCCTTACTACAAGTGCGTGGCGATGGAGATCGGACGCCATCCGCAGGCGATCCTGGCGTACGAGCTGAACGGCGAGCGGCTGCCGCTCCAGCACGGGGCGCCGCTCAGGGCGCGGTTCGAGACGAAGCTCGGCTTCAAGATGGTCAAGTTCCTGAGGTCGATCGAGGTGGTCGACGACTATCGCAGGGTCGGCGACGGCCTGGGCGGGTCGCGCGAGGACGAGCAGCAATTCGACATGGGCGCCGAAATCTGAGGGGGGAGCCATGGCCGAGGCGGCCGAGAATCCGGGGCCCGCCGCGAAGCGGGCCGTGACCCTGCCCGATCCGATCTGGGCGCCCCTGGCCGTGGGGGGCCTCCTGCTGGCCGTGGGGCTGATCGGCCTGGCGGCGGGGCAGCCGTGGCTCTTCCCCAGCCTCGGGCCGACGGCCTTCCTCCAGGCCGAGGAGCCGGGCAAGCCGGGCTCCCGCTTCTACAACACGGTCGCGGGCCACCTCATCGGCTTCGCGGCCGGCGCCCTGGCCGTCTGGGTGCTCGGCGCCTCGGGCGCGCCGTCGGTCCTCGCGGACAAGGAGCTGACCGGGATCCGCGTCGGCGCCGCGGCGATCTCGGGCGTGCTGACGATGCTCGGCCTGACGCTGCTCCGGGCCTCGCACCCGCCGGCCGCCGCCACCATGCTCCTGGTCGCCCTCGGCGGCTTCGAGCCGAGCTGGCGGAGCGCGGCGATCGTCGGAGCCGGCGTTGTTATCCTCGCCGTCCTCGGCGAGGGCGTGCGGTACGTCCGGCGCGAGATCGTCGTCCCGCCGGCCCGGTAGCGGGACGCCGCGGGGGGGCGTCCCGGCCGGGCGTGCCTCAATCCTTGACATGGACGCTCCCGTCGGCGATCCGCGCCTTCACGTCGGCCTTGATGGCCGACGCGACGCCCTGGTGGGCCCGGGCGACCGGATGCGGCTTCCCGACGACGATGTCCTGCTGCATCCGCGCGAGGATCGCGTTGATGCGCTCGCCCAGGCCATCGACCTTGCCGAAGGGGATGCCGCCGGCCAGTTGCTGGAGCTGGGTCTTCAGCCTCGAGAGATCCCCGCTGGCCGAGAACTCCTCGAAGTCGGCCCGCACCCGGCTGAGCGTCACGCCCAGGCCGATCCCCGAGAGGGCGACCGGGCCATGCGCCGCCCCCGCGGCTCCGGACAGTAGCGCCCGTCCTTCCAGACGCCCCGGGGGATCGGGGATGAAAGCTCTCCTCCGCATGTCGATCACCTCGCGTCGGTCGGTTTCGGGGGAAGGGTAGACACGGCGTCACCATTTCCATGTCAGGGAGAACTGCGGCTGCCAAACGTACGCCTGCGGGCCGCTGACGGGCACCTGTACGCCCGTCAGCACGGCGAGCTTGTCCTTCTTGTCCAGGCTGAACCGCATGCCCGGGAAGAGGTAGATGTCGTCCACGAACCCGGCGCCGTCGGCGACGTCCGACAGGGCCGTCGCGGTGACGTGGACCTCCAGCTCCTTGAAGAGGGCCGCCTCCTTGGATGTCAGGTAGCGGCCCAGCGCCAACTGGTTGACGTAGACGCTCGTCGCCGACTTGCGGCCGGTCAGGATGTTGATCGAGGTCCCGCCCCGGACGACCCACTTGGACGCGAAATTCCACCAGAACTCCAGCCCCGGGGTGATGTAGTTGATGCCGCTGCCGTTGACCGACTTGCCGGTGGGGATGCGCTCGCCGACGAACGCCACCATGCTGAAATTCCTCTGGTCGACCAGGTGGACGCGAGCCTGGACTCCCGTATCGCCCCAGTTGCCGACGTAATGCCCGCCAGGGCTCGTCTTGCGGGAGTCGATGTACACGGTCCCGAGCACGATCTGGAGGCGCGAGCTCAGGGGGAGTAAGAGCGTCGTGTAGCCGGCGTACTGATTCCCGGTCGTGAACGTGTGCACCGGCATGAACGGGGCGTTGGGGGTGAGGAACAGCCCCGGGACGTTGTTGATGTGGTTGGTGTAGAAGAAGTCGAACGTGGCGAACCGGCCGAAGACCCCGGCGGGCGCCCCGATCCAGTTCTGCTTCGGCGCGCCGTTCGTCCCCTCGGGCGAGTCGTGGAACGCCTCGTCCCAACCCTCGGAGAAGAGCGTCGCCAGGCTGAGCGGCTTCCAGCCCTCCTTGTCGGCCGGCCCGAAGATCGACTCAAACGCCGTGTCGAGCGGCCCGGTGACGACCCGAGGCGCGGCCGGCCAGGCCGGCATCGGCGCGTCGGCCGGGGCCTCTTCGAATACATCCTCGGCGAGCAGGGTGCGACGGGCCTCGCCATCCGCGACGGCCCGCGCCAGGGGCATCCCCGCGGAGGGCCTCGCCACGGGCGGGCCGC from Aquisphaera giovannonii includes these protein-coding regions:
- a CDS encoding MBL fold metallo-hydrolase, with amino-acid sequence MATHARAIEAEPTHEGGWPRDVTRDVAYLRTAIVNVVFFGAERARDWVLIDAGIPGSAWTILSAADRRYGPGARPSAIILTHGHFDHVGALHTLATRWDVPVYAHPLELAYLTGRSPYPPPDPSVGGGLMAAVSWAYPRGPIDLSGRVRPLPEDGLVPGMPGWRWVATPGHTPGHVSLFRDGDRTLIAGDAFVTVKQESALAVMSQAPEIHGPPAYYTQDWPAARHSVRVLDGLAPERAVTGHGVPLGGRQLREGLHALAEHFDELAIPPRGRYVGSPARADARGTVSVPPDPTSPWPRVIGGFAIGAVVGTILSSPRLRSRG
- a CDS encoding CBS domain-containing protein, which codes for MITEGRRDPAARAGLSGGGRTVAELMRTDFRSCNASTPIPEVAAALLQSRCPVLAVTRAQVPIGIVTGRGLASALADRGGDLSGLTAADVMAEDAPTIPMNASAEEAAGRLAGADGGLLAVDEDGLLKGVVTPEEVRPAPGPRAGDPAAEIKASKSQAQPHPWDSPAGAHPEPVPLVTPADMVNPMLAVADVMMASPRTCSPESTVLEAVLIFRDAGCGAVPVTEGGKPVGILTDRDVALASARGGGPVGATVGDLMTRDVASIAPDATLADAIVAFRARGVRRLLVVHGEGVLAGILSWADLIGHVSERGLGHVVAGIESRRGA
- a CDS encoding HPP family protein — encoded protein: MAEAAENPGPAAKRAVTLPDPIWAPLAVGGLLLAVGLIGLAAGQPWLFPSLGPTAFLQAEEPGKPGSRFYNTVAGHLIGFAAGALAVWVLGASGAPSVLADKELTGIRVGAAAISGVLTMLGLTLLRASHPPAAATMLLVALGGFEPSWRSAAIVGAGVVILAVLGEGVRYVRREIVVPPAR
- a CDS encoding molybdopterin-dependent oxidoreductase, whose amino-acid sequence is MDPSYLGGFGPLGFPLWVRVTHWFNFLFLTLLARSGLAILAAHPKLYWNIHSRPGSEWIRFTRKALPADRMWCSTDEEVEAPSWLALPGGKGLGLGRYWHFFNAMAWPLCGLVYVTLMFATPQWRRLVPTSWEVLPDAWRTLVAYLQFQQPGPHPPYSYDPRLPFNSLQQLTYFGLIFGLVPFEIATGLAQSPSILGRLPWVERAFGRGGRQAARSIHFLGLAAFAGFLVVHVFMVAWHGFAAEMDKMVLGREEATGSWLGAWLGLGIVAAVVAIHAAANHASARHRRATHRALAAVVDPVRRNTLHRLVSVQDYRESEVSPYFRLNGYPPIAAYPQAQGGDQTYERLLGGGFADYRLEVGGLVKCPLSLSLDDLRAMARQDQTTLHHCIQGWTSIGRWSGVPIGEVLDRCRPSPEARYLVFRSFGMHEYTGKPYYKCVAMEIGRHPQAILAYELNGERLPLQHGAPLRARFETKLGFKMVKFLRSIEVVDDYRRVGDGLGGSREDEQQFDMGAEI